The following proteins are encoded in a genomic region of Vigna radiata var. radiata cultivar VC1973A unplaced genomic scaffold, Vradiata_ver6 scaffold_7, whole genome shotgun sequence:
- the LOC106753741 gene encoding omega-hydroxypalmitate O-feruloyl transferase-like yields the protein MGTSCLKSASVVQDLKVTIHKTSTIFPSKEMEKKSFFLSNIDRVVNFDVDTLHFFAANKAFSFQKVAEKLKKALEDALVHYSFLAGRLRLNPETKRLEIDCNAKGAAFVVASSKHKLSEIGDLAYPNPAYAQLIHKSQDLPLCAVQLTSFDCGGFAMGFTTSHAAFDGLSFKTFLDNLAALAANKPLAVIPCHDRHLLAARSPPRVTFPNPELIKLDQSPTGIESSVFDASKEEVDFRILKLTSKDILSLKEKAKGSTNASNSGFNVITAHIWRCKALSAPYDPAGSSTVLFAVDIRSKLNPPLPEGFAGNAVLTAYASAKYEELEKGEFSRLVEMVKEGAERMSDEYARSFIDRGELRDGFPRGDVLVSSWWRLGFEKVEYPWGKPKYCCPLVHHRKDIILLIPPFGAGGDDGINIIVALPPKEMEKFETLFHMFLRSV from the exons ATGGGAACCTCTTGCCTAAAATCTGCATCAGTTGTTCAAGATCTGAAGGTGACAATCCACAAAACTTCAACCATTTTTCCATCCAAAGAAATGGAGAAGAAGTCCTTCTTCCTATCAAACATAGACCGGGTAGTAAACTTTGATGTGGACACGCTTCACTTCTTCGCAGCAAACAAAGCTTTTTCATTCCAAAAGGTGGCTGAGAAGTTGAAGAAGGCCCTGGAGGATGCTCTTGTGCATTATTCCTTCTTAGCCGGAAGGTTGAGACTGAATCCTGAAACCAAAAGATTAGAGATAGATTGCAACGCAAAAGGTGCTGCGTTTGTGGTGGCTTCAAGTAAGCACAAGTTAAGTGAGATTGGAGACTTGGCTTATCCCAATCCAGCTTATGCACAATTGATTCACAAGAGTCAGGATCTTCCACTATGCGCTGTGCAG CTGACATCCTTTGACTGTGGTGGCTTCGCAATGGGCTTCACAACCAGCCACGCAGCCTTTGACGGACTTAGCTTCAAAACCTTCTTGGACAACCTTGCGGCACTAGCTGCTAATAAGCCCTTGGCTGTGATACCCTGCCACGACAGGCACCTGCTGGCCGCACGATCACCACCACGTGTAACCTTCCCGAACCCCGAGTTGATCAAACTCGATCAGTCACCAACAGGTATTGAGTCCAGCGTCTTTGATGCTTCCAAAGAAGAAGTCGACTTTAGGATTTTGAAACTGACTTCAAAAGACATCCTGAGCCTCAAGGAGAAAGCAAAGGGAAGCACCAACGCCAGCAACAGCGGGTTTAACGTTATCACCGCTCATATATGGCGGTGCAAGGCCTTATCAGCACCGTATGACCCTGCTGGATCCTCGACCGTACTATTCGCGGTGGACATACGTTCAAAACTAAACCCTCCGTTGCCGGAAGGCTTCGCTGGCAACGCCGTGTTAACGGCGTATGCTTCGGCGAAATACGAGGAGTTGGAGAAGGGTGAGTTTTCAAGGTTGGTGGAGATGGTGAAAGAGGGTGCAGAGAGAATGAGTGATGAGTATGCGAGGTCTTTTATAGACCGGGGAGAGCTGCGTGATGGGTTTCCACGTGGGGATGTTTTGGTGTCTTCGTGGTGGAGATTAGGGTTTGAAAAGGTGGAGTATCCATGGGGGAAGCCAAAGTATTGTTGCCCTCTGGTGCATCATCGGAAGGATATTATTCTGTTGATTCCTCCCTTTGGCGCAGGTGGTGATGATGGGATCAACATTATAGTGGCTCTTCCTCCCAAGGAAATGGAAAAATTCGAGACCCTCTTTCACATGTTCTTGCGTTCAGTTTGA